A section of the Struthio camelus isolate bStrCam1 chromosome 18, bStrCam1.hap1, whole genome shotgun sequence genome encodes:
- the PRPF6 gene encoding pre-mRNA-processing factor 6: MNKKKKPFLGMPAPLGYVPGLGRGATGFTTRSDIGPARDANDPVDDRHAPPGKRTVGDQMKKNQTADDDDEDLNDTNYDEFNGYAGSLFSSGPYEKDDEEADAIYAALDKRMDERRKERREQREKEEIEKYRMERPKIQQQFSDLKRKLAEVTEEEWLSIPEVGDARNKRQRNPRYEKLTPVPDSFFAKHLQSGENHTSVDPRQTQFGGLNTPYPGGLNTPYPGGMTPGLMTPGTGELDMRKIGQARNTLMDMRLSQVSDSVSGQTVVDPKGYLTDLNSMIPTHGGDINDIKKARLLLKSVRETNPHHPPAWIASARLEEVTGKLQVARNLIMKGTEMCPKSEDVWLEAARLQPGDTAKAVVAQAVRHLPQSVRIYIRAAELETDIRAKKRVLRKALEHVPNSVRLWKAAVELEEPEDARIMLSRAVECCPTSVELWLALARLETYENARKVLNKARENIPTDRHIWITAAKLEEANGNTQMVEKIIDRAITSLRANGVEINREQWIQDAEECDKAGSVATCQAIMRAVIGIGIEEEDRKHTWMEDADSCVAHNALECARAIYAYALQVFPSKKSVWLRAAYFEKNHGTRESLEALLQRAVAHCPKAEVLWLMGAKSKWLAGDVPAARSILALAFQANPNSEEIWLAAVKLESENNEYERARRLLAKARSSAPTARVFMKSVKLEWVLGNIAAAQELCEEALKHYEDFPKLWMMKGQIEEQKELVEKAREAYNQGLKKCPHSIPLWLLLSRLEEKVGQLTRARAILEKSRLKNPKNADLWLESVRLEYRAGLKNIANTLMAKALQECPNSGILWSEAIFLEARPQRKTKSVDALKKCEHDPHVLLAVAKLFWSERKITKAREWFHRTVKIDSDLGDAWAFFYKFELQHGTEEQQEEVKKRCENAEPRHGELWCDVSKDIENWQKKIGEILVLVAAKLKNTF; this comes from the exons atgaacaagaaaaagaagCCGTTTCTGGGCATGCCCGCGCCCCTGGGCTATGTACCGGGGCTGGGCCGCGG AGCCACAGGTTTCACCACCCGGTCTGATATCGGCCCAGCACGTGATGCCAATGACCCGGTGGATGATCGTCATGCTCCGCCAGGGAAAAGAACGGTTGGGGATCAAATGAAGAAGAATCAGACGGCTGATGATGATGACGAAGATCTGAATGACACCAATTATGATGAG ttCAATGGGTATGCTGGGAGCCTGTTCTCAAGTGGTCCCTATGAAAAAGACGATGAGGAAGCAGATGCTATTTATGCAGCTTTGGATAAAAGGATGGATGAacggagaaaagaaagaag GGAACAACGAGAGAAAGAGGAGATAGAAAAATACCGTATGGAACGACCCAAAATTCAGCAGCAGTTCTCAGACTTGAAA AGGAAGCTAGCAGAAGTCACAGAAGAAGAATGGCTAAGTATTCCGGAAGTTGGTGATGCCAGGAACAAGCGTCAGAGGAATCCTCGTTATGAGAAACTGACTCCTGTGCCTGATAGCTTCTTTGCGAAGCATTTACAGTCGGGGGAGAATCACACTTCTGTGGACCCCCGCCAAACA CAATTTGGTGGCTTGAATACCCCATATCCAGGGGGCTTGAATACTCCGTATCCAGGAGGAATGACACCAGGCTTAATGACACCTGGGACAGGTGAATTGGATATGAGGAAGATTGGCCAAGCGAGGAACACCTTGATGGATATGAGGCTAAGCCAG GTGTCAGACTCTGTGAGCGGCCAGACTGTAGTGGATCCAAAAGGATATCTGACAGACTTGAATTCAATGATTCCCACACATGGAGGTGATATCAA TGATATCAAGAAGGCTCGATTGCTCCTGAAATCTGTACGAGAGACCAATCCTCATCACCCGCCAGCCTGGATAGCATCAGCCCGATTGGAGGAAGTCACTGGCAAACTCCAAGTAGCTCGAAACCTCATCAtgaaaggaacagagatgtgccCCAAG aGTGAAGATGTTTGGTTGGAAGCTGCTCGGTTGCAGCCTGGGGATACAGCCAAGGCTGTTGTGGCCCAAGCTGTCCGCCACCTTCCACAGTCTGTCCGGATATATATAAGAGCAGCGGAGCTGGAGACAGATATACGGGCAAAGAAACGTGTCCTTAGGAAAG CCCTTGAGCATGTTCCAAATTCAGTGCGTTTGTGGAAAGCAGCAGTGGAGTTAGAAGAACCTGAGGACGCCAGGATCATGCTAAGTCGGGCTGTGGAATGCTGTCCGACTAGTGTtgaa CTTTGGCTTGCACTGGCAAGACTGGAGACTTACGAGAATGCTCGTAAAGTGCTAAACAAAGCCCGTGAGAATATTCCAACGGATCGTCACATCTGGATTACTGCTGCCAAACTGGAGGAAGCCAATGGAAACACTCAGATGGTGGAGAAAATCATTGACAGAGCCATCACATCTCTCAGGGCTAATGGTGTGGAAATCAACAGAGAGCAATGGATACAG GATGCTGAGGAATGTGATAAAGCTGGAAGTGTGGCCACATGCCAGGCAATCATGAGAGCTGTCATTGGGATTGGGATTGAGGAAGAAGATCGGAAACATACCTGGATGGAAGATGCAGACAGT tgtgtTGCTCATAATGCTTTGGAGTGTGCCCGAGCAATTTATGCTTATGCCTTGCAAGTTTTTCCGAGCAAGAAAAGTGTGTGGTTGCGAGCAGCTTACTTTGAAAAGAACCATGGAACCAG AGAATCCTTGGAGGCTCTTTTGCAGAGAGCTGTTGCTCACTGTCCCAAAGCAGAAGTGCTCTGGCTCATGGGAGCCAAATCAAAGTGGCTGGCAGGAGATGTGCCAGCGGCCAGAAGCATTTTGGCCCTGGCTTTCCAG GCCAACCCCAACAGCGAGGAGATCTGGCTGGCTGCCGTGAAGCTTGAGTCAGAAAACAATGAATATGAAAGAGCGAGGAGGCTGCTGGCAAAAGCTCGCAGCAGTGCCCCCACTGCAAGG GTTTTCATGAAGTCTGTGAAGTTAGAATGGGTGCTTGGAAATattgctgcagcccaggagctttgTGAGGAAGCCCTGAAGCACTATGAGGACTTCCCCAAACTGTGGATGATGAAAGGACAAATAGAGGAACAAAAAGAGCTGGTAGAGAAAGCACGGGAAGCTTACAATCAAGGG TTGAAGAAGTGTCCCCATTCCATACCCCTGTGGCTCTTGCTgtccaggctggaggagaaagtTGGGCAGTTGACTAGGGCAAGAGCCATCTTGGAAAAGTCTCGCCTAAAGAATCCGAAGAATGCAGATCTCTG GTTAGAGTCTGTACGATTAGAATACAGAGCTGGGCTAAAGAATATTGCCAATACTCTGATGGCCAAGGCATTGCAAGAATGTCCCAATTCAG GAATCCTGTGGTCAGAGGCAATTTTCCTTGAAGCACGACCACAAAGAAAGACCAAGAGTGTGGATGCTCTGAAGAAGTGTGAACACGACCCGCACGTGCTGTTGGCTGTGGCCAA GTTATTCTGGAGCGAGCGTAAAATAACGAAGGCCCGAGAATGGTTCCACCGAACAGTGAAGATAGACTCTGACCTGGGAGATGCCTGGGCTTTCTTTTACAAATTTGAGCTCCAGCATGGAACAGAG GAACAACAAGAGGAGGTGAAGAAACGCTGCGAGAATGCTGAACCCCGTCATGGAGAGCTCTGGTGCGATGTCTCCAAGGATATAGAGAACTGGCAGAAAAAGatcggagagattcttgtacttgTGGCAGCCAagcttaaaaatactttctag